The following are from one region of the Paenibacillus sp. JZ16 genome:
- a CDS encoding RICIN domain-containing protein: protein MKKTGWTLKLLLAVLLLLPAMLELHNGAADAWSGMPMSKLRVSGNQLVNSEGQPVVLSGWHQPGGSYWTYQGSDHYLNRSGGNRHAAILAYLKDITDTFSDTSPKYGNSHGWYMNQVRLFIDREDMGDVAAGTYNFAGLQSFTQNVVVPYIQYAKTKGIYVTLGLDFTLQDNQATTQANLEKFNQIWGYLAAQPAIKSADNVMFEIINEPVLSYANGRWGGHPSDPEFPAFWDSLRNFQNSIISTIRSQGADNVIWAAGLGWDQYYQLCATRPLTDPLNNFGYAVHWYPGYGAKDNGSILQQQWDTNIKPCADNYPINITETTWFKRLPGDSEYWELFNGSNEGFGKNTKAIFTAAGNVSIAVHMNGFLLQPGARSTFADPTAGLLFDGDPARDGMARFIFEWYYERAQLHPWNGIWNGILSGETYKIVNRASGKVIDVPGGQNSNSLQLQQWPDNNATAQRWVADDMGAYNNVYRLRSVSSSDGKVMDVRNGSTNNGEAIQLMQDYGNQAQRFRLIKLSNGYWSILNANSNKAVEVADGSSADGAKLQQNPYRGDLHQQWQLINVN from the coding sequence ATGAAAAAAACAGGATGGACGCTAAAGCTGCTATTGGCCGTGCTGCTCCTGCTGCCGGCAATGCTGGAGCTCCATAATGGCGCGGCCGACGCATGGTCGGGCATGCCGATGTCCAAGCTTCGCGTCAGCGGCAATCAGCTGGTAAACAGCGAGGGGCAGCCCGTTGTCCTCAGCGGGTGGCACCAGCCCGGGGGCTCGTATTGGACGTATCAGGGAAGCGATCACTACCTGAACCGGAGCGGTGGGAATCGCCATGCTGCCATTTTGGCGTATTTAAAGGATATTACCGACACATTTTCCGATACCTCTCCGAAGTACGGCAACAGTCACGGCTGGTATATGAACCAGGTCAGGCTCTTTATCGACCGTGAAGACATGGGGGACGTGGCGGCCGGAACGTATAATTTTGCCGGTCTCCAGTCCTTTACGCAGAACGTCGTCGTGCCTTATATCCAGTATGCCAAGACCAAGGGAATCTACGTAACGCTAGGCCTCGACTTCACGCTCCAGGATAATCAGGCAACGACGCAAGCCAATCTCGAGAAATTCAATCAAATCTGGGGATATCTTGCGGCACAACCTGCGATCAAAAGCGCGGACAACGTCATGTTCGAGATCATCAATGAACCGGTGCTGTCTTATGCGAACGGTCGCTGGGGAGGACACCCGTCCGATCCCGAATTTCCGGCGTTTTGGGACTCGCTGCGCAATTTTCAAAATTCCATCATTTCCACGATCCGCAGTCAAGGGGCAGATAACGTGATATGGGCCGCCGGCCTTGGATGGGATCAATATTATCAGTTATGCGCCACGCGTCCGCTAACCGATCCGCTGAACAACTTCGGATATGCCGTGCATTGGTACCCGGGCTATGGAGCAAAGGATAACGGCTCGATACTCCAGCAGCAATGGGATACCAACATTAAGCCTTGCGCGGACAATTATCCGATCAATATTACGGAAACGACCTGGTTCAAACGGCTGCCGGGAGACTCGGAGTACTGGGAGCTGTTCAACGGCTCGAATGAAGGCTTTGGCAAAAACACCAAAGCCATATTTACGGCAGCCGGGAACGTCAGCATCGCGGTCCACATGAACGGTTTTCTTCTGCAGCCGGGGGCAAGAAGCACGTTTGCCGATCCGACGGCAGGGCTGCTCTTCGACGGTGATCCGGCACGGGACGGCATGGCCCGCTTCATCTTCGAATGGTATTACGAACGTGCGCAGCTTCATCCATGGAACGGCATATGGAACGGTATTTTATCGGGAGAAACCTATAAAATCGTGAACCGTGCCTCAGGGAAGGTGATCGACGTCCCGGGCGGACAAAACAGCAATTCGCTGCAGCTGCAGCAATGGCCGGACAATAACGCCACGGCCCAGCGATGGGTTGCGGACGATATGGGAGCATACAACAATGTATACCGGCTTCGCAGCGTCAGTTCGAGCGACGGCAAGGTGATGGATGTTAGAAACGGTTCCACAAACAACGGGGAAGCAATACAGCTCATGCAGGATTATGGGAATCAAGCACAGCGATTCCGCCTGATCAAGCTAAGCAACGGATACTGGAGCATCCTTAACGCGAACAGCAATAAAGCCGTCGAAGTGGCGGATGGTTCGTCCGCGGACGGAGCGAAGCTCCAGCAGAATCCTTATCGAGGGGATTTGCATCAGCAATGGCAGTTGATCAACGTAAATTGA
- a CDS encoding glycoside hydrolase family 43 protein → MNKTQVKNPVIWADVPDVDAIRVGDVYYMVSTSMHSMPGCPIMRSEDLMHWEIVGYVYDTFEDNEAHRLEGGSNIYGQGSWAASLRHYRGKFYVCFSSNDTGRFYVYRTDDVIQGPWQRSVIDGLRHDPGLLFENDRVFVIYGNGDIYITELTADADALMPNGIHQRLFETETEGIGLRCEGCHAYRINGYYYLLFIEWPKAGFGSGRRRQICYRSRELLGPYERKIVLDDDLGYHNKGIAQGGMFDTPDGKWYAMLFQDHDAVGRIPCLVPVAWEEDWPVFGIGGKVPERFEVDLPQAVAKPLVISDEFEYESNKLALNWQWNHNPDYRLWSVTERPGFLRLTTGSLAPAGVLQARNTLTQRTEGPACTGTVLLDTGHMKPGDHAGIVALQSHFGTVGVKVAENGDKFIAMSVNDGDGREKELETVRYRGREVHLRIDFDFENSKDVASFHYSVDGADWMPIGGELNMRYTLDHFMGYRIGLYYYATRQTGGHADFDYFRYEKAER, encoded by the coding sequence ATGAACAAGACGCAGGTCAAGAATCCGGTCATTTGGGCGGACGTGCCGGATGTGGATGCCATCCGGGTAGGGGACGTCTATTATATGGTCAGCACCAGCATGCATTCCATGCCGGGCTGTCCGATCATGAGGTCCGAGGATTTGATGCATTGGGAGATCGTTGGTTACGTATACGATACGTTCGAAGACAACGAGGCCCATCGTCTGGAAGGCGGCAGCAATATCTACGGGCAAGGTTCTTGGGCGGCCAGCCTCCGCCATTATCGGGGGAAATTTTATGTTTGCTTTTCCAGCAACGATACCGGACGGTTTTATGTGTACCGCACGGACGATGTCATTCAGGGGCCGTGGCAAAGATCCGTCATTGATGGACTGCGGCATGATCCGGGCCTGCTTTTTGAGAATGACCGGGTATTCGTGATCTACGGCAACGGGGACATTTACATCACCGAGCTGACCGCCGATGCAGACGCCCTTATGCCGAACGGAATTCACCAACGGCTCTTTGAAACGGAAACGGAGGGCATCGGCTTGCGCTGCGAAGGCTGCCATGCCTATCGAATCAACGGTTACTATTATTTGCTGTTCATTGAATGGCCGAAGGCAGGGTTCGGCAGCGGCCGGCGCAGACAAATCTGTTACCGGTCACGGGAATTGCTGGGCCCTTATGAACGAAAAATCGTATTGGATGACGATCTCGGCTACCATAACAAGGGAATCGCCCAAGGCGGGATGTTCGATACGCCGGATGGCAAGTGGTACGCGATGCTGTTCCAGGATCATGATGCCGTCGGGAGAATCCCTTGCCTGGTCCCGGTAGCCTGGGAGGAGGATTGGCCCGTCTTCGGCATCGGAGGCAAGGTGCCTGAACGGTTTGAGGTCGACTTGCCGCAAGCCGTTGCGAAGCCGCTCGTGATCAGCGATGAATTCGAATACGAATCGAATAAGCTGGCTCTGAATTGGCAATGGAACCACAACCCGGATTATCGGTTATGGTCCGTGACCGAACGTCCCGGTTTCCTAAGGCTGACAACAGGAAGCCTGGCACCGGCGGGCGTGCTGCAGGCCCGGAATACGCTGACGCAGCGCACGGAAGGGCCGGCATGCACGGGGACTGTCTTATTGGACACGGGGCATATGAAGCCCGGCGATCATGCAGGGATTGTTGCCCTGCAAAGCCATTTCGGCACCGTCGGCGTCAAGGTCGCGGAGAACGGCGACAAGTTCATAGCGATGAGCGTGAACGATGGGGACGGCAGGGAGAAGGAGCTGGAAACGGTTCGGTACCGCGGCAGGGAAGTACATTTGAGAATTGATTTTGATTTTGAGAACAGCAAAGATGTGGCCTCCTTTCATTATTCTGTCGACGGGGCTGATTGGATGCCGATCGGCGGTGAGCTGAACATGCGGTATACCTTGGATCATTTTATGGGTTATCGCATCGGGCTTTATTATTATGCGACCAGGCAAACCGGCGGCCATGCCGACTTCGATTATTTTCGTTACGAAAAAGCCGAGCGTTAG
- a CDS encoding endo-1,4-beta-xylanase: protein MRRSMERLPKLHEAYGNSFKIGAAVNPITMVTQKDLLAHHFNSVTAENEMKFERLHPSEEVYTFEQADQIVSFAKSNGMSVRGHTLVWHNQTPEWVFQDSSGRTAGRELLLARMKSHIDEVVGRYRGDIYAWDVVNEAVADSGSDLLRSSPWLASIGEDFIAKAFEYAHEADPQALLFYNDYNESVPEKREKIYTLLKSLKEQDVPIHGVGLQAHWNLEFPSLDDIRRAIERYASLGMLLHVTELDVSVFAHEDKRTDLAAPTAEMLERQAERYGQLFRLLKEYSGSIASVTFWGAADDYTWLDHFPVRGRKNWPFVFDENHLPKESYWNLLKEAEPERTFQDVRS, encoded by the coding sequence ATGAGAAGAAGCATGGAACGGCTGCCCAAGCTCCATGAAGCTTACGGCAATAGTTTCAAGATCGGAGCTGCCGTGAATCCGATCACGATGGTGACCCAAAAGGATTTATTGGCACACCACTTCAACAGCGTTACGGCAGAAAATGAAATGAAATTCGAGCGATTGCACCCATCGGAAGAGGTGTATACATTCGAGCAAGCCGACCAGATCGTATCGTTTGCCAAATCGAACGGAATGTCGGTGAGAGGACATACCCTCGTATGGCATAATCAGACGCCGGAATGGGTGTTTCAAGACAGTTCCGGCCGGACAGCCGGCCGCGAGCTGCTGCTTGCTCGGATGAAATCGCACATCGATGAGGTCGTTGGCCGTTATCGCGGAGATATCTATGCTTGGGATGTCGTAAACGAAGCCGTTGCCGACAGTGGAAGCGATCTGCTTCGTTCCTCCCCGTGGCTCGCGTCGATCGGGGAGGATTTTATCGCAAAGGCTTTCGAATACGCGCACGAGGCAGATCCGCAAGCGCTGCTGTTTTATAACGATTACAACGAATCCGTGCCCGAGAAGCGGGAGAAGATTTACACGCTCCTTAAATCGTTAAAGGAGCAGGATGTGCCGATTCACGGCGTCGGGCTTCAGGCCCACTGGAATTTGGAGTTTCCGTCTCTTGACGATATCCGCAGGGCAATCGAGAGATATGCAAGCCTCGGCATGTTACTGCATGTAACGGAGCTTGACGTATCCGTGTTTGCGCATGAGGATAAGCGGACCGATCTGGCGGCGCCGACGGCAGAAATGCTTGAGCGCCAGGCGGAGCGTTACGGGCAATTGTTCCGGCTGCTTAAGGAGTACAGCGGCAGCATCGCTTCCGTGACCTTCTGGGGAGCGGCGGACGATTATACCTGGCTGGATCATTTTCCGGTAAGGGGCCGTAAAAATTGGCCGTTCGTCTTTGACGAGAATCATCTTCCGAAGGAATCCTATTGGAATCTGCTCAAGGAAGCTGAGCCTGAAAGAACATTCCAGGATGTACGTTCGTAA
- a CDS encoding endo-1,4-beta-xylanase has product MLRMPKRGRWAATAVAAAVAASVVVLLILPQMGSRDKPPAESQAPGKPEEGAVEITGDSDASNGKLNAEPPAGTNQTASTEPQAQPSASQDIPSLHELFEEDFPIGAAIEPNQTNGPTSELLKKHVRWLVAENVMKPDAIQPSEGQFIWTNADRIVEFAKENNMQVRFHTLVWHTQVGAWFFQDAEGKPMVDETDPKRQEANKKLLLERLDTHVRTIVGRYKGEITSWDVVNEVIEPGDPDGMRASEWYKIAGTDYIATAFRAAREAGGPEAKLYINDYGTDNPVKRDLLFQLVKDLLEQGVPIDGVGHQTHIDIYGPSVDSIIASMRKFAELGLDNLVTELDMSIYAWNDRSDYGQDLPHEILNLQADRYGELFKAFRQNKDILSGVVFWGISDDHTWLHGFPVARTNAPLLFDRQHQPKPAFWAVVKAARTE; this is encoded by the coding sequence TTGCTTCGAATGCCTAAACGTGGCCGATGGGCGGCCACGGCAGTGGCAGCTGCGGTAGCAGCGTCCGTCGTTGTCCTGTTAATCCTGCCCCAAATGGGCAGCCGTGACAAGCCCCCCGCCGAAAGTCAGGCCCCAGGAAAACCGGAGGAAGGAGCAGTGGAGATAACAGGGGATTCGGATGCGTCGAACGGAAAACTGAATGCCGAACCCCCTGCCGGCACTAATCAAACGGCGTCAACTGAGCCGCAGGCACAGCCGTCCGCATCGCAAGATATTCCCTCGCTGCATGAACTCTTTGAGGAGGATTTTCCGATCGGCGCCGCGATCGAACCGAATCAGACCAACGGTCCAACATCGGAATTGCTGAAGAAGCATGTCCGCTGGCTGGTGGCGGAGAATGTCATGAAGCCGGATGCGATCCAGCCGTCGGAAGGCCAATTTATATGGACAAATGCCGACCGGATCGTGGAATTTGCTAAGGAGAACAACATGCAGGTCCGTTTCCACACGCTGGTCTGGCATACCCAAGTCGGGGCATGGTTTTTCCAAGATGCGGAAGGCAAGCCGATGGTGGATGAGACAGATCCCAAGCGCCAGGAAGCGAACAAAAAATTGCTGCTTGAACGCCTGGATACCCACGTAAGGACGATCGTCGGCCGATATAAGGGCGAGATTACGTCTTGGGACGTAGTGAATGAAGTCATTGAACCGGGGGATCCGGACGGAATGCGCGCGAGCGAATGGTATAAAATAGCCGGTACCGATTACATCGCAACGGCATTTCGAGCTGCTCGGGAAGCCGGAGGACCCGAAGCAAAGCTATATATTAACGATTACGGCACGGATAACCCTGTGAAAAGGGACCTTTTGTTTCAGCTGGTGAAAGATTTGCTGGAGCAAGGTGTTCCGATCGACGGGGTTGGACATCAGACGCATATTGACATTTATGGTCCATCGGTGGATTCCATCATCGCCTCGATGCGAAAATTCGCGGAGCTGGGCCTCGACAATCTTGTCACCGAGCTCGATATGAGCATTTATGCGTGGAATGACCGCAGTGATTACGGCCAAGATCTTCCGCATGAAATCCTGAACCTGCAAGCCGATCGGTATGGCGAGTTGTTCAAGGCATTCCGTCAAAACAAGGACATCCTCAGCGGCGTCGTTTTTTGGGGCATCTCCGACGACCATACCTGGCTTCATGGTTTTCCGGTCGCACGTACCAATGCGCCTTTGCTGTTCGACCGACAGCATCAGCCCAAACCGGCGTTTTGGGCTGTTGTTAAGGCGGCAAGGACGGAGTGA
- a CDS encoding helix-turn-helix domain-containing protein has protein sequence MHDVLFVDLESHDEATPEIRPDWNELRCSRLRCVRSSSSAMQFIALEPYTLVIIHALGSDSEGMELCANIRRVSQVPIIVTGGSTDFYWTRKALQLQVHDYLPAPFTVEDLNTCLRMISPATHSGDGFPDNRLSHVHAEKEDQVIQEVKEYLKDSMYQNITLKEIAERMHFNYSYLVQKFKFHEKMTFNEYLLQQRMEKAKFLLTHTDMKIYEIADAVGYNDMDWFYKKFKTYAGVSANMYRKLHGSRTVPVASGQH, from the coding sequence GTGCACGATGTTCTGTTTGTTGATCTGGAATCCCATGATGAAGCAACACCGGAAATCCGGCCGGATTGGAATGAGTTGAGATGCTCGCGGCTCCGCTGCGTCAGGTCCTCCTCGTCCGCCATGCAATTCATTGCTTTGGAGCCATACACCTTGGTGATTATCCATGCGCTTGGTTCAGATTCCGAAGGTATGGAGTTATGCGCAAACATCCGGCGCGTAAGCCAAGTTCCCATCATTGTTACCGGAGGCAGCACGGATTTTTATTGGACCCGGAAAGCCTTGCAGCTGCAAGTTCATGATTATCTGCCTGCACCGTTCACGGTCGAAGACCTCAACACTTGCTTGCGGATGATCTCGCCGGCAACCCATTCCGGTGACGGGTTTCCGGATAATAGATTGTCCCATGTCCATGCGGAAAAGGAGGATCAGGTCATTCAAGAGGTCAAGGAATACTTGAAGGATTCGATGTACCAAAACATCACCTTAAAAGAAATTGCCGAGCGGATGCATTTCAACTATTCCTACTTGGTGCAGAAGTTCAAGTTCCACGAGAAAATGACGTTTAACGAATATCTGCTGCAGCAGCGAATGGAGAAAGCGAAATTCTTGCTGACGCATACCGACATGAAGATATACGAAATCGCTGACGCGGTGGGATACAACGATATGGATTGGTTCTATAAAAAATTCAAGACTTATGCCGGCGTAAGCGCTAACATGTATAGAAAATTGCATGGATCCCGTACGGTTCCCGTTGCCTCTGGCCAGCACTAA
- a CDS encoding glycoside hydrolase family 43 protein: MKPGKPLLVISTVFAFVCIIVVFANLASRGQDDPKMFNQELSDKMSDEIKAGKTGTEMMGQGSRGNVASRDADRTRREAAAAIGKIPPNGNPVVSHKFGADPYALAVDGRVYLYNTYDALEYDGGGNVKDNSYSTINKLSVISSSDLVNWTDHGAIQVAGPTGAAAWATQSWAPAAAHKVIDGEDRFFLYFANNASGIGVLTSDSPVGPWTDPIGKPLITRNTPGVEGVTWLFDPAVLVDDDGKAYIYFGGGIPEGEAEMPNTARVMQLGDDMISVLGEAVTIPAPYMFEDSGINKFDGKYYYTYCSNFSEGMRPENSPPPGEIAYMVSEHPMGPWTYQGTILKNPGHFFGVGGNNHHAIFQFQQNWYIAYHAQTLSKSMGVPKGYRSTHLNRVYFETDGSIREIDADMEGVKGVQPHNPFQRTEAVTMAWNAGIQINPSTAAEDSQDSPILAVTDIHDRDWIAVANVDFGKGASAFTAWVSGVEGGGSLELRLDHPEGERIGTVNVPPASGAKQRQEISIEVSGASGIHHLYLVFTGKQDQKLFDFEAWQFEL, from the coding sequence ATGAAGCCCGGAAAGCCGTTACTGGTCATATCTACCGTATTTGCTTTCGTTTGCATAATTGTTGTTTTTGCAAACCTAGCGAGTCGTGGCCAAGACGATCCAAAAATGTTTAACCAGGAGCTGAGTGACAAGATGAGTGATGAAATCAAAGCCGGCAAAACAGGAACTGAAATGATGGGCCAGGGAAGCAGAGGCAATGTTGCGAGCCGGGATGCTGACAGAACCCGCAGGGAGGCTGCGGCCGCAATCGGCAAGATTCCGCCGAACGGGAATCCGGTGGTCTCCCATAAATTCGGCGCGGATCCCTATGCGCTGGCAGTTGACGGACGTGTTTATTTATATAACACGTACGACGCATTGGAGTATGACGGTGGCGGGAATGTCAAGGACAACAGCTACAGCACGATCAACAAGCTGTCCGTCATCTCTTCATCGGACCTGGTCAACTGGACCGATCACGGAGCAATCCAGGTCGCGGGACCGACCGGCGCTGCCGCATGGGCAACGCAATCGTGGGCGCCAGCGGCCGCGCATAAGGTGATTGACGGCGAGGACCGCTTCTTCTTGTATTTTGCCAACAATGCCAGCGGCATCGGCGTCCTGACGAGCGACAGCCCTGTTGGCCCGTGGACGGATCCGATCGGAAAGCCGCTGATCACAAGAAACACGCCGGGCGTGGAAGGTGTCACGTGGCTGTTTGATCCCGCCGTGCTCGTTGACGACGACGGGAAAGCCTATATCTACTTTGGCGGCGGCATTCCGGAAGGCGAAGCCGAAATGCCGAATACGGCTCGCGTCATGCAGCTTGGCGACGATATGATCAGCGTGCTTGGCGAAGCCGTCACGATTCCGGCTCCTTATATGTTCGAGGATTCAGGGATTAACAAATTTGACGGAAAGTATTACTATACGTACTGCTCCAATTTCTCGGAAGGAATGAGGCCGGAGAACAGCCCCCCTCCCGGCGAAATCGCCTATATGGTCAGTGAGCATCCGATGGGCCCATGGACGTATCAAGGGACCATATTGAAAAATCCCGGGCATTTCTTCGGGGTCGGAGGGAATAATCATCACGCCATCTTTCAGTTCCAACAAAACTGGTATATTGCCTATCACGCCCAAACGTTGTCAAAATCCATGGGAGTTCCGAAAGGCTATCGCTCAACCCATCTGAACCGCGTTTATTTCGAGACGGACGGTAGCATCCGGGAGATAGACGCTGACATGGAAGGCGTGAAGGGGGTCCAGCCGCACAATCCCTTCCAGCGAACGGAGGCAGTAACGATGGCATGGAATGCCGGAATTCAAATCAATCCGTCTACTGCTGCTGAAGACTCGCAGGACAGCCCGATATTGGCGGTCACGGACATCCACGACCGGGATTGGATCGCAGTGGCCAATGTTGATTTCGGAAAAGGAGCATCCGCGTTTACGGCTTGGGTCTCGGGAGTGGAAGGAGGAGGAAGCCTGGAGCTTCGGCTGGATCATCCGGAAGGAGAACGGATCGGCACAGTGAACGTACCGCCAGCATCCGGTGCGAAGCAGCGTCAGGAAATATCCATTGAAGTTTCAGGCGCATCCGGCATCCATCATCTTTACCTCGTATTTACCGGAAAGCAGGATCAGAAGTTATTTGATTTCGAAGCATGGCAATTTGAGTTGTGA
- a CDS encoding response regulator yields MYRLLVVDDEEIITNSLYEVFHQWMPEKLDVCRAYSGKEALNWMSRTRIDIVLTDIRMPGMSGLELTESIRALWPRCRIIFLTGYSDFDYAYQAIQMPNVRYLLKTEGFDKVMEVVKEVIHEIESGNRMNEWLMQSRVQIEALEWMEQGEYFRQFVADSSLLGQDKEAMLSDFRTLNIGLDPKLPVLLALGRVAYSAGKAYAEKKNSHRSVRLIWNSFMDEHVRSIGVLDKHGDLLWMLQPRSENPSGDRLVLYLEGTLELIQEACLDSLGLAVSFTISGFPCRWEDVTPQYERLRRLQQLKMGDGIPMILKDQVDSSQASHCKEGVETSHKAGVLEAHLEAGRESEFMSELEQLSEFVLNGDDHHQHAAQAYYSIALVLYAKLTRLGLQDPTGERGKLLDLEGHDSMKEAFRYLRRTAEDIFDFKRMDERGKTAHVIDRVCQYIEEHLDKDITLVHLAERYFFNPSYLSRLFKQERGINLSEYIEKCRIRRAKELLKEGDLKVRDVAPLVGYDAAHSFTRFFKKATGLTPQEYRDHLVK; encoded by the coding sequence ATGTATAGACTGCTGGTCGTCGACGATGAAGAGATTATTACGAACAGTTTGTACGAAGTATTTCATCAGTGGATGCCCGAGAAGCTTGACGTTTGCCGGGCATACTCCGGCAAGGAAGCGCTGAATTGGATGTCGCGCACGAGAATCGACATCGTCCTGACGGACATACGCATGCCGGGCATGAGCGGATTGGAATTGACGGAGAGCATCCGGGCTCTCTGGCCAAGGTGCAGAATTATCTTTCTGACCGGTTACAGCGATTTCGATTACGCCTATCAAGCGATTCAGATGCCCAATGTCCGCTATTTGTTGAAGACGGAAGGCTTCGATAAGGTCATGGAGGTCGTGAAGGAAGTCATTCATGAAATCGAGAGCGGCAATCGCATGAATGAATGGCTCATGCAGTCCCGCGTGCAGATTGAAGCGCTGGAATGGATGGAGCAGGGAGAATACTTCCGGCAATTCGTCGCGGACAGCAGCCTGCTTGGACAGGACAAGGAAGCCATGCTGAGCGATTTCCGGACCTTGAACATCGGATTGGATCCGAAACTCCCTGTGCTGCTGGCTCTTGGCCGCGTAGCATACTCAGCAGGCAAAGCGTATGCAGAAAAGAAAAACAGCCATCGCTCGGTAAGGCTGATTTGGAATTCTTTTATGGATGAGCATGTCCGAAGCATCGGAGTCCTGGACAAACATGGGGATTTATTATGGATGCTTCAGCCGCGGTCCGAGAATCCATCCGGTGATCGTCTTGTCCTTTATTTGGAAGGGACGCTTGAACTGATCCAGGAAGCCTGCCTGGATTCACTGGGACTTGCCGTATCGTTCACCATAAGCGGCTTCCCCTGCCGGTGGGAGGATGTAACCCCTCAATATGAAAGGCTGCGGAGACTCCAGCAGTTAAAGATGGGCGACGGCATTCCGATGATCCTGAAGGATCAAGTCGACTCTTCCCAGGCGTCTCACTGCAAGGAAGGAGTGGAGACGAGCCATAAGGCAGGCGTCTTGGAAGCCCATTTGGAGGCCGGAAGGGAGAGCGAATTCATGAGTGAATTGGAGCAATTGTCGGAATTCGTGCTGAACGGAGACGATCATCATCAGCATGCTGCACAAGCCTATTATTCTATCGCTCTCGTGCTGTATGCGAAGCTGACCCGGCTTGGGCTTCAAGACCCCACCGGTGAACGGGGGAAGCTGCTGGACTTGGAAGGTCATGATTCCATGAAGGAAGCTTTTCGGTATTTGAGGCGAACGGCCGAAGATATATTCGATTTCAAGCGCATGGATGAACGAGGCAAAACGGCGCATGTCATTGATCGGGTATGCCAGTATATCGAGGAGCATCTGGATAAGGACATCACCCTTGTGCATCTAGCCGAACGCTATTTTTTTAATCCCTCCTATCTCTCGCGTTTGTTCAAGCAGGAACGGGGAATCAATCTCTCGGAATATATCGAAAAGTGCCGAATACGGAGAGCAAAGGAGCTGCTTAAGGAAGGGGATTTGAAGGTAAGGGACGTGGCGCCTCTAGTCGGATACGATGCCGCCCATTCCTTCACCCGCTTCTTCAAAAAGGCGACGGGTTTAACGCCGCAGGAGTACCGGGACCATCTTGTAAAATAG